In Chryseobacterium sp., the genomic window TCGGAATGGGTAAGAGCCACATCAGAACCATTGATAAGGTTTAAAATTTCAGTTTTTGCCTGGGTATTTCTAATTTGTCTCATTTTTTAATGCAACAAAGTTGCGTTATTTATTTTTTTATACTTACTTTGCAACAAAGTTACAATAAGAAATTTAAATCCCTTATTTTTATGAAATCAAAAATTCTTGACACCATAGGAATCTCAGCCGCCTTTTTATGCCTGATTCACTGTATTATTTTTCCGTTATTGCTGATTATCCCTTTAGGAATATCACATAATCCTTATGTCGATCTGGCCTTTCTTATGATCGGAGCTGCAGTGGTATTCAGAGTAACCAGGCAGGTGGCCAGCCGCTGGCTGAAATGGCTGTTTTGGGGCTCAGTGAGCCTGATTTCCGTTTCAGTGATGACAGATCTGATCTTTGACGTTCATCTTCCCTTCATCTATGCAGGGGCTGTAGGTCTTATAACAGGACATATCATCAATTTTAAAAATCATAAACATTAAGAATACATCCCATGACTAGGAAACTTCCTGTAACTGTACTGAGTGGCTTTCTCGGAGCCGGAAAAACCACCTTACTGAATCATATCCTCCATAATAAAGAGGGGCTGAAAGTGGCTGTGATCGTCAATGATATGAGTGAAGTGAATATAGACGCACGTCTTGTTGAGAATCAGAATACGCTTTCAAGAACAGAGGAAAAGCTTGTGGAAATGAGCAACGGCTGCATTTGCTGCACACTCAGAGAAGACCTGATGCTGGAAGTGGAACGCCTGGCTCATGAAAACCGTTTTGATTATCTGTTGATAGAAAGTACCGGAATCAGTGAGCCTATCCCGGTAGCTCAGACATTCACTTATGTGGATGAACAAAGCGGAATTGACCTTTCCCGTTTCAGCTATATAGATACCATGGTCACTGTAGTGGACTGCTTCAATTTTATGAAAGACTTTGCCTCCCACGAGCGGCTCATGGATCGCGATCTTACCGACATGGAGGAGGATTACAGAACCATTGTCAATCTTCTTACAGATCAGATTGAGTTTGCCAATGTCATTATCCTCAATAAAACGGATCTTATTGATTCAGAAACCCTTGGATTTTTAGAAACCGCTATAAAAAAACTAAACCCTTATGCCGTGATTCTTCATTCTGAATTTGGGAAAGTTGACCCCAAGCATATCTTAAATACCCTGCTCTTTGACTTTGATAAAGCACAATCTTCCGCCGGCTGGCAAA contains:
- a CDS encoding GTP-binding protein, whose translation is MTRKLPVTVLSGFLGAGKTTLLNHILHNKEGLKVAVIVNDMSEVNIDARLVENQNTLSRTEEKLVEMSNGCICCTLREDLMLEVERLAHENRFDYLLIESTGISEPIPVAQTFTYVDEQSGIDLSRFSYIDTMVTVVDCFNFMKDFASHERLMDRDLTDMEEDYRTIVNLLTDQIEFANVIILNKTDLIDSETLGFLETAIKKLNPYAVILHSEFGKVDPKHILNTLLFDFDKAQSSAGWQKELQSDHHNPETEEYGISSLVFRDKRPFHPVRLWEYLNHHYPEGILRAKGLFWLASRPADALNFSQAGGSFRLEKAGVWWCSMPMNHRAQYSSFIENQDFIESRWDKDWGDRINELVFIGQHLDKDQMQQDLQNCLITDQEKERIEQKQDFEDPFPENI
- a CDS encoding MerC domain-containing protein: MKSKILDTIGISAAFLCLIHCIIFPLLLIIPLGISHNPYVDLAFLMIGAAVVFRVTRQVASRWLKWLFWGSVSLISVSVMTDLIFDVHLPFIYAGAVGLITGHIINFKNHKH